Proteins encoded within one genomic window of Prosthecobacter fusiformis:
- a CDS encoding CHASE domain-containing protein: protein MPDQASSDAPVRAPALFALVLGLVATGMLTFLQMKNRQDAWQDEVQRLAKDRTEVIRGQILRSMEVLHGIVAFFQAHDEVSREDFGIFVGSFLTRQPELQALAWDPRVAGPERDAWEARARQEGFKDFRFTEEKAEGEIVRARPSDEYFPVFYLESLQKNAPALGFNVKAEPRRREALEKARDTGEARATAPIRLAQEQGSQKGFVVFEPLYKGAASTVDERRSSLTGFATAVFRIGDLIDLSLVEAHNSGVALSLRDHADDSLLYYQAGERVSGFPTWTTSVDVAGRHWTLLFEPTTALLARRSDFTPWITLAGGLVITMLLSGYLWKSALQTAEVRRAQKDLLAEVVVRKKAEASAEAASRAKSEFLANMSHEIRTPMNAILGYAQILARDGALPRFHRDAVATILNSGDHLLHLIQEILDLSKIDAGYMEVEKTNFDLAALVRELGAMFQHPCEERQIGFRIEAAALDKPVTVYGDEGKLRQVLINLLGNAVKFTTQGRVTLRVLSLEDECWRFEVEDTGIGIGADAVQRIFDPFQQEPGTRGGTGLGLAIARRQLEILGGRIGVHSEPGKGSCFHVELSLPMAAGQGVVHNSVRELVGLAPGCMVRALVVDDIRENREVLASMLTFIGCEVVLAEHGRQAVEVVQVSRPQIVFMDIRMPEFDGLEATRRILEEFDHDEVKIVATSASALAHERELCLKAGCDDFVAKPFRAERIYGCLRHLLGAEFEYKDETADADAGDPFDLSQISLPEDLASRLTMAAELHSATVLKSCLGELEQLGSAGQRLAQHLRGFLASYDMKTIQRIIAQISIS from the coding sequence ATGCCTGACCAAGCCAGCTCTGACGCACCCGTGAGAGCACCAGCTCTTTTTGCGCTGGTGCTTGGGCTGGTGGCAACGGGGATGCTGACGTTTTTGCAGATGAAGAACCGCCAGGACGCCTGGCAGGATGAAGTGCAGCGGCTGGCGAAGGACCGGACCGAAGTGATCCGAGGGCAGATCCTGCGTTCTATGGAAGTCCTGCATGGCATCGTGGCTTTTTTTCAGGCTCATGATGAGGTGTCGCGGGAGGATTTTGGTATCTTTGTGGGCAGCTTCCTGACCCGGCAGCCGGAGCTACAGGCTCTGGCCTGGGATCCTCGTGTGGCTGGACCGGAGCGTGACGCGTGGGAGGCGAGGGCGCGGCAAGAGGGTTTTAAAGATTTCCGTTTTACAGAGGAAAAGGCTGAGGGTGAAATCGTGAGAGCCAGGCCCAGTGATGAATACTTTCCGGTCTTTTACCTGGAGAGCCTGCAAAAGAATGCACCTGCGCTGGGTTTCAATGTGAAGGCTGAACCGAGACGGCGGGAGGCCCTGGAGAAAGCACGGGATACTGGGGAAGCGCGTGCGACGGCCCCTATCCGGCTGGCTCAGGAGCAGGGGTCGCAAAAAGGTTTTGTGGTGTTTGAACCCCTTTACAAAGGGGCGGCTTCGACTGTGGATGAGAGGCGGAGTTCTCTCACAGGCTTTGCTACGGCGGTCTTTCGCATTGGCGATCTTATCGACCTTTCACTGGTGGAGGCCCACAATAGCGGTGTCGCTCTGTCGCTGAGGGATCATGCCGATGACAGCCTGCTCTATTATCAAGCAGGTGAAAGGGTTTCTGGTTTTCCAACATGGACGACGAGCGTGGATGTGGCCGGGCGGCACTGGACGCTGCTCTTTGAGCCGACGACAGCCCTTCTCGCCCGGAGGTCAGATTTCACGCCATGGATTACGCTGGCAGGCGGGCTGGTGATCACCATGCTGCTGTCAGGTTACCTTTGGAAAAGTGCCCTTCAGACGGCGGAGGTAAGGCGGGCCCAGAAGGATCTGCTGGCGGAGGTGGTCGTGCGTAAAAAGGCGGAGGCGAGTGCCGAGGCGGCCAGCCGTGCGAAGTCTGAATTCCTGGCCAACATGAGCCACGAGATCCGCACGCCGATGAATGCCATCCTGGGTTATGCGCAGATCCTGGCCCGTGACGGTGCGCTGCCCCGATTCCACCGGGATGCGGTGGCGACGATCCTCAACAGTGGCGACCACCTCCTGCATCTGATCCAGGAAATTTTGGATTTATCCAAAATTGATGCCGGATACATGGAGGTGGAAAAGACGAACTTTGACCTCGCTGCCCTGGTGCGGGAACTGGGGGCCATGTTCCAGCATCCCTGTGAGGAAAGGCAGATTGGTTTTCGCATTGAGGCAGCGGCTTTGGACAAACCGGTGACGGTCTATGGCGATGAGGGAAAACTGCGCCAAGTGCTGATCAACCTGCTGGGCAATGCGGTGAAGTTTACCACGCAGGGCCGAGTCACCCTGCGGGTTCTTTCCCTGGAGGATGAGTGCTGGCGTTTCGAGGTGGAGGATACGGGCATCGGTATCGGGGCGGATGCCGTGCAGCGCATCTTTGACCCCTTCCAGCAGGAGCCGGGCACCCGTGGTGGCACTGGTCTGGGGCTGGCGATTGCGCGTCGGCAGCTTGAAATTTTAGGAGGACGGATCGGTGTGCATTCAGAGCCAGGGAAGGGGTCCTGTTTTCATGTGGAGCTCTCCCTGCCCATGGCTGCTGGACAAGGGGTGGTACATAATTCTGTGCGTGAGCTGGTGGGACTGGCACCGGGCTGCATGGTGCGGGCGCTGGTGGTGGATGACATCCGGGAGAACCGAGAGGTGCTGGCCTCCATGCTGACTTTCATCGGCTGTGAGGTGGTGCTGGCTGAGCATGGGCGGCAGGCGGTGGAGGTGGTACAGGTCTCGCGACCACAGATCGTCTTCATGGACATCCGGATGCCTGAGTTTGACGGGCTGGAGGCGACCCGGCGCATCCTGGAGGAATTTGATCATGATGAAGTCAAAATTGTGGCCACCTCAGCCTCTGCTCTGGCGCATGAGCGGGAGCTGTGTCTCAAGGCCGGGTGTGATGACTTTGTGGCGAAGCCTTTCCGTGCGGAGCGTATCTATGGATGTCTGCGTCATTTGTTAGGCGCGGAGTTTGAATACAAAGATGAAACCGCCGATGCCGATGCGGGAGATCCCTTTGACCTGAGCCAGATCTCCCTGCCGGAGGATCTGGCCTCCCGCCTGACGATGGCGGCGGAACTGCATAGTGCGACTGTCCTGAAAAGTTGTCTGGGTGAACTGGAGCAGCTAGGCAGTGCGGGGCAGCGGCTGGCACAGCATCTGCGCGGCTTTCTGGCCAGCTATGACATGAAAACCATCCAGCGCATCATCGCCCAGATCTCCATCTCATGA
- the dgt gene encoding dGTP triphosphohydrolase, which yields MPANRFYNAFDSQRLKPRALPDGEYRSAFQIDRDRIIHSSAFRRLQNKTQVFLSGEYDFYRTRLTHSIEVAQIGRSICAYLSQQNSLLAEDFFIDADLVECACLSHDLGHPPFGHTGERTLHRLMLPYGGFEGNAQTLRILTQTLFNEGREGMDPTRALLDGVLKYKTLHAETPTAANHFLYNDQESWLDFTLGGQAFPTELTPGRVRNQFRSIECQIMDWADDTAYSLNDIADGIHAGFISVTSLERWAATQSLDDTGKTHIVKLCEAIHGNRVERKLNSSIGRYIRAVTLVPDRNFLSEMTRRHQFRLEIAPEVLAQAKLNKKIAFELVFKSPQLQQLDYKADFILTRLFEVLQRRYIEKKEGLHLLPASLETEIENAPDEVVRARLVCDWVASMTDSFAFRTYRRLFDAGFGSITDFV from the coding sequence ATGCCCGCCAACCGCTTTTACAACGCCTTTGATTCACAGAGGCTGAAACCTCGCGCTCTGCCTGATGGCGAATACCGGAGCGCCTTTCAGATTGACCGAGACCGCATCATCCACAGCAGCGCCTTCCGCCGCTTGCAGAACAAAACGCAGGTCTTCCTTTCCGGCGAATACGACTTCTACCGCACCCGCCTCACTCACAGCATTGAGGTCGCACAAATCGGCCGTTCCATCTGTGCCTATCTGTCCCAGCAAAACAGTCTGCTGGCCGAAGACTTTTTTATCGATGCCGACCTTGTCGAATGCGCCTGCCTTTCCCATGACCTCGGGCATCCGCCTTTCGGTCATACCGGAGAGCGCACCCTGCATCGCTTGATGCTACCGTATGGCGGATTCGAGGGCAATGCCCAGACCCTGCGCATCCTCACACAGACTTTGTTCAACGAAGGCCGCGAAGGCATGGATCCCACCCGTGCCCTGCTGGACGGTGTGCTCAAGTATAAGACCCTCCACGCTGAGACCCCGACGGCAGCCAACCATTTCCTCTACAACGACCAGGAAAGCTGGCTGGACTTCACCCTCGGCGGCCAGGCCTTCCCAACGGAACTCACCCCTGGGAGAGTCCGTAACCAGTTCCGCAGCATCGAATGCCAGATCATGGACTGGGCGGATGACACCGCCTATTCGCTCAATGACATCGCCGATGGCATCCATGCAGGGTTCATCAGCGTGACCAGCCTGGAACGCTGGGCAGCAACTCAATCCCTGGATGACACCGGTAAAACCCACATTGTGAAGCTCTGTGAGGCCATCCATGGCAACCGGGTGGAGCGCAAGCTCAACAGCAGCATCGGCCGCTACATCCGCGCAGTCACCCTGGTGCCAGACAGGAACTTTCTCAGCGAGATGACCCGTCGGCATCAGTTCCGCCTGGAGATCGCTCCAGAGGTCCTCGCCCAGGCAAAGCTGAACAAAAAAATTGCCTTCGAACTCGTTTTCAAAAGCCCTCAACTCCAGCAGTTGGATTACAAAGCAGACTTCATCCTGACCCGCCTCTTTGAGGTGCTTCAGCGCCGCTACATCGAAAAGAAAGAAGGACTGCATCTTCTGCCCGCCTCACTGGAAACAGAAATTGAAAATGCCCCCGATGAAGTAGTCAGGGCCAGACTCGTTTGCGACTGGGTCGCCAGCATGACGGACAGCTTCGCCTTCCGCACCTACCGTCGTCTGTTTGATGCCGGCTTCGGCTCCATCACTGACTTCGTCTAA
- a CDS encoding sigma-54-dependent transcriptional regulator: MNRPRILIADDTAASLTLLSHVLEPQGYEILAVSSGKDALKLAARAQPDLILLDVMMPGHDGFHVCKTLKAEQSTREVPVIFITSRNDTASILNGFRVGAVDYIVKPFQAEEVVTRVATHLKISGLTRELQQRNAELEAEVARRVEAEHSRDKATQRLTSLASREAQRWGLDGFVGGSPHMKRILADIERLRQFSKTSVLITGESGTGKELVARALHYHSPRAEAAFIPVNCVAVPADLLESLFFGHVKGAFTGATADRKGYFELADGGTLFLDEIGDMPAALQAKLLRVLEDGEVTPVGSTKSHRVDVRVLSATNADLAAKIGSGDFRQDLYYRLARYTVETAPLRERREDMLLLAGHFLKVFASEMGMTPPTLDEAAQAMLLKHSFPGNVRELKNAMERALILSGGKTVKREHLQLFEVTAATPVQPAKTGVKGNMDSVPMDLEAAEHTLIQRALEQTGGNVTEAARLLNVNRSRIYRRMPAAK, encoded by the coding sequence ATGAACCGTCCCCGCATTCTTATTGCCGACGATACAGCGGCCAGCCTCACCCTCCTGAGCCATGTGCTGGAGCCACAGGGGTATGAAATATTGGCCGTATCCAGCGGCAAGGATGCATTGAAGCTGGCTGCCCGTGCGCAGCCGGATCTCATCCTGCTGGATGTGATGATGCCTGGGCATGATGGTTTTCACGTCTGCAAAACTTTGAAGGCGGAACAAAGTACACGGGAGGTACCGGTCATCTTCATCACCAGCCGGAATGATACGGCGAGCATCCTGAATGGGTTCCGTGTGGGGGCGGTGGATTACATTGTGAAGCCTTTTCAAGCGGAAGAAGTGGTGACCCGTGTGGCTACGCATCTGAAGATCAGTGGACTGACCCGCGAACTCCAACAGCGCAATGCTGAGCTGGAGGCCGAGGTGGCGCGGCGGGTGGAGGCTGAGCACTCCAGAGATAAGGCGACGCAGCGGCTTACCTCGCTGGCTTCCCGGGAGGCTCAGCGCTGGGGGCTGGACGGTTTCGTGGGTGGGAGTCCTCACATGAAGCGCATCCTGGCCGATATTGAAAGGCTGCGTCAGTTTTCCAAAACCAGCGTGCTGATCACTGGCGAGAGTGGTACGGGCAAGGAACTGGTGGCCCGGGCGCTGCATTACCATAGCCCGCGTGCGGAGGCGGCCTTCATCCCGGTGAACTGTGTGGCGGTGCCCGCAGACCTGCTGGAGTCGCTGTTCTTCGGTCATGTCAAAGGGGCCTTCACTGGGGCCACGGCGGACCGCAAAGGCTACTTCGAACTGGCGGATGGCGGCACCCTGTTTCTGGATGAGATCGGCGACATGCCTGCGGCTCTGCAGGCGAAGCTGCTGCGTGTGCTGGAAGATGGAGAGGTGACCCCGGTAGGGTCCACGAAATCACACCGTGTGGATGTGAGGGTGCTGAGTGCGACGAATGCTGATCTGGCTGCCAAAATTGGCAGCGGGGACTTCCGCCAAGATCTCTACTACCGCCTGGCCCGTTATACGGTGGAGACGGCTCCGCTGCGGGAACGGCGTGAGGATATGCTGCTGCTGGCGGGGCATTTCCTGAAGGTCTTCGCCTCGGAAATGGGGATGACTCCACCCACCCTGGACGAAGCTGCCCAGGCCATGCTGCTGAAACATTCCTTTCCTGGCAATGTCCGCGAGCTCAAAAATGCGATGGAACGCGCGCTGATCCTGAGCGGAGGCAAGACAGTGAAGCGTGAGCATCTCCAGCTTTTTGAAGTGACTGCTGCGACTCCTGTGCAACCAGCCAAAACGGGGGTGAAGGGAAATATGGACAGTGTGCCCATGGATCTCGAAGCTGCCGAACATACTTTGATTCAACGGGCTTTGGAGCAAACGGGAGGCAATGTCACGGAAGCTGCCCGTCTGCTCAACGTGAACCGTAGCCGCATTTACCGACGGATGCCTGCTGCGAAGTAG